A DNA window from Amycolatopsis sp. DSM 110486 contains the following coding sequences:
- a CDS encoding glycosyl hydrolase — MFAKPPKRTSPLLTICVSAVTAAALVALAPTGTAQSDLRSAAQVATELTQGTDGLQPLAGGLSTAQFAHPDTRFKPAMRWWWQKPLDDTEALRELQVIADAGFGEVEIAFSSSAWATDEQRTILGHVLDKATQLGIKVSMTMGAAWPVQTPGTGVGSGFASQELQYGRAHVTGGQSFSGPVPPAIDATQQTQPAQLVAVTAARVVSAGPDVTTPGQPPAKSTVLNPESLTDLTAQVKNGALTWKAPAAGDWELFAFWSRENKGNYTNPFDADASRKATQDLDQIQIGKDNAPKLKKSGADLFEDSLELHATSIFWTPKMESEFRGRRGYDMAKYLPLMFVQGESDFPVPPKEPTPDFSLTDGSASKVRHDYYETLTDLYIADHLEVFQDWAKQYGMQYKAQAAYLQDLEPIRSFRSLQSFGGRSETESLDAGENLPISPDDPAWRNSLAFQQTIASGVHQGGSDLLSVELGAFFKPAYSMNLDDYRDLMGKEWAAGVSQPFIHGFALQAPDAAWPGTTRFNESVTDSWNDKNFPQWSSWSALNSYFARGTSVLETGTAKTDVAVYSDSFLSPRGHQSPFDAQRLEEQGYSVEYLDPQGLAQDSRPDHGELFGGTSGYRALVIDQRSITHDASAAVLRAAKAGVRVVFVGSLPDHDTTYAGGAKGDAEVKNNVAATLKLPSATKVATQNDVAGALKRLSLVPRVSSGGTQILSQWREVKGGAYVYLYNPSDHPVTFTPSFGVQGVPAEMNLWDGSISPIAQYATGNGRTSIPVTLQGGQAEVVAINTNAKPAVHVTGSLPEDGNFLVSNGKIVFRATESGGQTFQLSNGRKTDVNAVVRTDDDKPLSGIPSSRPSTIDQWSPWGLTVKTVTPTGSATVSIPSGLGDSQFQQFKMKDWRDITQLNGESGVGTYTANTILPDGWHANAAEGVQLNLGHVDGTADITVNGQVVGTQITDGRQWDITRWLHPGTNTVQIAVHTTLRNAVSKYNKKSTASQPYGLRGPVTLTPYQDYVVYSGK, encoded by the coding sequence GTGTTCGCAAAACCACCGAAAAGAACGTCGCCGTTGCTGACCATCTGCGTCTCGGCGGTGACCGCTGCCGCGCTGGTCGCTCTCGCGCCCACCGGAACCGCCCAGTCGGACCTGCGCAGTGCCGCACAGGTGGCCACTGAGCTGACGCAAGGAACCGACGGCCTGCAACCTCTGGCGGGCGGCCTCTCCACCGCCCAGTTCGCTCACCCGGACACGCGGTTCAAGCCGGCGATGCGCTGGTGGTGGCAGAAGCCGCTCGACGACACCGAAGCCCTGCGCGAGCTGCAAGTGATCGCCGACGCCGGATTCGGCGAAGTCGAAATCGCGTTCTCCTCCAGCGCTTGGGCCACCGACGAGCAGCGCACGATCCTCGGTCACGTGCTGGACAAAGCAACGCAGCTCGGCATCAAGGTGTCGATGACGATGGGCGCCGCATGGCCCGTGCAGACCCCCGGCACCGGCGTGGGCAGTGGGTTCGCGTCGCAGGAACTGCAGTACGGCCGAGCTCACGTCACCGGCGGACAGAGCTTCTCCGGGCCGGTGCCTCCCGCGATCGACGCCACCCAGCAAACCCAGCCCGCACAGCTGGTCGCGGTCACCGCGGCCCGCGTCGTGTCCGCCGGGCCCGACGTCACCACACCCGGCCAGCCGCCGGCGAAGTCGACGGTGCTGAATCCCGAGTCCCTGACCGACCTCACCGCCCAGGTGAAAAACGGTGCCCTCACGTGGAAAGCCCCCGCCGCGGGCGACTGGGAGCTGTTCGCGTTCTGGTCGCGTGAGAACAAGGGCAACTACACCAACCCCTTCGACGCCGACGCCTCACGCAAGGCCACGCAGGACCTCGATCAGATCCAGATCGGCAAGGACAACGCGCCGAAGCTGAAGAAATCCGGCGCCGACCTTTTCGAAGACTCGCTCGAACTGCACGCCACCTCCATCTTCTGGACCCCGAAGATGGAAAGCGAGTTCCGCGGCCGCCGCGGCTACGACATGGCCAAGTACCTGCCGCTGATGTTCGTGCAGGGCGAGTCGGACTTCCCCGTCCCGCCCAAGGAGCCGACACCGGACTTCTCCCTCACCGACGGCTCGGCGAGCAAGGTCCGCCACGACTACTACGAGACGCTCACCGACCTGTACATCGCCGATCACCTCGAGGTGTTCCAGGACTGGGCGAAGCAGTACGGCATGCAGTACAAGGCCCAGGCCGCGTATCTGCAGGACCTCGAACCGATCCGCAGCTTCCGCTCGTTGCAGAGCTTCGGGGGAAGGTCGGAGACGGAGTCCCTCGACGCCGGAGAGAACCTGCCGATCTCGCCCGACGACCCCGCCTGGCGGAACTCCCTCGCGTTCCAGCAGACGATCGCGTCCGGCGTGCACCAGGGAGGCAGTGACCTGCTGAGCGTGGAGCTCGGTGCGTTCTTCAAACCGGCGTACAGCATGAACCTCGACGACTACCGCGACCTGATGGGCAAGGAGTGGGCCGCGGGTGTGTCACAGCCGTTCATCCACGGCTTCGCCCTCCAGGCGCCCGACGCCGCGTGGCCTGGTACGACGCGCTTCAACGAGTCGGTCACCGATAGCTGGAACGACAAGAACTTCCCGCAGTGGTCGAGCTGGTCGGCGCTGAACAGCTACTTCGCGCGCGGCACCAGCGTTCTCGAGACGGGCACCGCGAAGACCGACGTCGCGGTCTACAGCGATTCCTTCCTCTCCCCGCGCGGACACCAGTCTCCGTTCGACGCCCAGCGGCTCGAAGAACAGGGCTACTCCGTCGAGTACCTCGACCCCCAGGGCCTGGCCCAGGATTCCCGGCCGGACCACGGTGAACTGTTCGGCGGCACCAGCGGCTACCGAGCGCTGGTGATCGATCAGCGGTCGATCACGCACGATGCCTCGGCCGCCGTGCTGCGGGCCGCGAAGGCGGGCGTCCGCGTCGTGTTCGTGGGCTCGCTTCCCGACCACGACACCACGTACGCCGGCGGCGCCAAGGGCGATGCGGAAGTCAAGAACAACGTCGCCGCGACGCTGAAGCTGCCGTCGGCAACGAAGGTGGCGACCCAGAACGACGTCGCCGGCGCGCTGAAGCGGCTCAGCCTCGTTCCGCGGGTCTCGTCGGGCGGCACCCAGATCCTCTCCCAGTGGCGCGAGGTCAAGGGTGGCGCGTACGTCTACCTCTACAACCCGTCCGACCACCCGGTCACGTTCACCCCGTCGTTCGGCGTCCAGGGTGTGCCGGCGGAGATGAACCTTTGGGACGGCTCGATCTCGCCGATCGCCCAGTACGCCACCGGCAACGGACGCACCAGCATTCCGGTGACCTTGCAGGGTGGTCAAGCCGAGGTCGTAGCGATCAACACGAACGCCAAGCCGGCCGTCCACGTCACCGGAAGCCTGCCCGAGGACGGGAACTTCCTCGTGAGCAACGGGAAGATCGTGTTCCGGGCGACCGAATCCGGCGGGCAGACGTTCCAGCTGTCCAACGGCCGCAAGACCGACGTCAACGCCGTGGTGCGCACGGACGATGACAAGCCGCTGTCTGGCATCCCGTCCAGCCGACCCTCCACCATCGACCAGTGGAGCCCGTGGGGGCTGACCGTGAAGACGGTGACGCCGACGGGCAGCGCGACGGTGTCGATTCCCAGCGGGCTCGGTGATTCGCAGTTCCAGCAGTTCAAGATGAAGGACTGGCGCGACATCACCCAGCTGAACGGCGAGTCCGGCGTGGGCACCTACACCGCCAACACCATCCTGCCCGACGGTTGGCACGCCAACGCCGCCGAAGGTGTGCAGCTGAACCTCGGCCACGTCGACGGAACCGCCGACATCACGGTCAACGGCCAGGTCGTCGGCACGCAGATCACAGACGGCCGTCAGTGGGACATCACCCGCTGGCTGCACCCCGGCACCAACACCGTCCAGATCGCGGTGCACACGACGCTGCGCAACGCAGTGTCGAAGTACAACAAGAAGTCGACAGCGAGCCAGCCTTATGGGCTTCGCGGGCCAGTGACGCTCACGCCGTACCAGGATTACGTCGTGTACAGCGGCAAGTAG
- a CDS encoding alpha-L-rhamnosidase C-terminal domain-containing protein, with translation MHPVQAEGRGDVTHPQSLLKAHGPATTLTTKAGGAPASILLDFGKEVGGTPYLDLTKVTGSPTLTLVTSEARQYIRTPAATTVSTAAADGATQVTLASAANLEVGNTITFTTAGGKPVTRTITAFDSTARTVTVKPALPSDLATGTAVSTSPGAPSSDESRGLAGVGGPDTFQPTGAGRLTGGFHGGFRFALLTVSSPGSVSLSSLGVNFQAFRATPADYQGWFLSSDDQLNRMWYSGAYTLQMNMKAPGLNSLPDARIYDGAKRDRSVWTGDLLVQIPTLLTSLGNAGAPYVKSSLDTLLATQRTDGAFPGSPDFSKRTSPAGSPLFYSNNYSGYGARAFIDYFRYTGDKAYITAALPALRKELAYNDTFLTADNLVVSNDRDYWQASQTGEVTKYSIDYYILLKEMAWLERSAGSAALADADDAKADAIKIAVMGKLWNSTLGAYGQSGSKPDVLVEDANALALQYGFVPAGKEAGVLAAMKTLWTPYGAIMGPGLQDPTGHTIEPFANGMETAGRFAAGDTAGALDLMRRTWGPMIDKKNPLYTGAFWEFKNSAGGVNRATASLAHGWAASPSVQLTEQLLGVTAVSAGYQSWSIAPRPGTVRWASGAVPTAYGTIKTEWTSDPKSGRFTLTAQTPAHTTGTITVPVGRNSVITVNGRAAKELGSRAKTSDGSVVLTVPGGTYQITVTQR, from the coding sequence GTGCACCCGGTCCAGGCCGAAGGCCGCGGCGACGTCACCCACCCGCAGTCCCTGCTGAAGGCGCACGGCCCGGCGACGACGCTCACCACCAAGGCAGGCGGCGCGCCGGCGTCCATCCTGCTCGACTTCGGCAAGGAAGTCGGCGGGACGCCCTATCTCGATCTCACGAAGGTCACCGGCTCCCCCACCCTGACCCTGGTCACGTCCGAGGCCCGGCAGTACATCCGCACGCCCGCCGCGACGACGGTGTCCACGGCTGCGGCCGATGGGGCCACCCAGGTCACCCTGGCCTCAGCAGCGAACCTCGAGGTCGGCAACACGATCACCTTCACCACGGCCGGCGGCAAACCCGTCACCCGCACCATCACGGCCTTCGACAGCACGGCCCGGACCGTGACCGTCAAACCCGCGCTGCCGTCGGATCTCGCCACGGGCACCGCCGTCTCCACCTCACCGGGGGCGCCGAGCTCCGACGAGTCCCGCGGCCTCGCCGGCGTCGGCGGTCCGGACACCTTCCAGCCCACCGGAGCGGGACGGCTCACGGGCGGATTCCACGGCGGCTTCAGGTTCGCCCTGCTCACCGTCTCCTCCCCCGGCAGCGTCAGCCTCTCCTCCCTCGGCGTGAACTTCCAGGCGTTCCGCGCGACGCCGGCGGATTACCAGGGTTGGTTCCTCTCCAGCGACGACCAGCTGAACCGCATGTGGTACTCCGGCGCGTACACGCTGCAGATGAACATGAAGGCGCCCGGGCTCAACAGCCTTCCCGACGCCCGCATCTACGACGGCGCCAAGCGCGACCGCAGCGTCTGGACCGGCGACCTGCTCGTGCAGATCCCCACCCTGCTGACCAGTCTCGGCAACGCAGGGGCGCCGTACGTGAAATCGTCGCTCGACACGTTGCTGGCCACCCAGCGTACGGACGGTGCGTTCCCCGGGTCACCGGACTTCTCGAAGCGCACCTCGCCCGCGGGTTCGCCCCTGTTCTACTCGAACAACTACTCGGGGTACGGGGCTCGCGCGTTCATCGACTACTTCCGCTACACCGGGGACAAGGCCTACATCACCGCGGCGCTTCCCGCGCTGCGCAAGGAACTCGCCTACAACGACACGTTCCTCACGGCCGACAACCTCGTGGTCTCCAACGACCGCGACTACTGGCAGGCAAGCCAGACCGGCGAAGTCACCAAGTACAGCATCGACTACTACATCCTCCTCAAGGAGATGGCGTGGCTCGAACGCTCTGCCGGCTCCGCCGCCCTCGCAGACGCCGATGACGCGAAGGCGGACGCCATCAAGATCGCGGTCATGGGCAAGCTGTGGAACTCGACGCTGGGCGCGTACGGCCAGAGCGGCAGCAAGCCCGACGTCCTCGTCGAAGACGCCAACGCACTGGCGCTGCAATACGGCTTCGTCCCGGCAGGAAAGGAAGCCGGTGTCCTCGCGGCCATGAAGACACTGTGGACGCCGTACGGCGCGATCATGGGCCCCGGGCTTCAGGACCCGACCGGGCACACCATCGAGCCGTTCGCCAACGGGATGGAAACGGCCGGCCGGTTCGCCGCCGGTGACACCGCCGGCGCGCTGGATCTCATGCGGCGCACGTGGGGCCCGATGATCGACAAGAAGAACCCCCTCTACACCGGTGCGTTCTGGGAGTTCAAGAACAGTGCCGGTGGCGTCAACCGCGCGACGGCCAGCCTCGCGCACGGGTGGGCCGCGTCGCCGTCCGTGCAGCTGACCGAGCAGCTCCTCGGTGTGACTGCCGTGAGTGCCGGCTACCAGTCCTGGAGCATCGCCCCGCGCCCCGGGACGGTCCGCTGGGCGAGCGGCGCCGTGCCGACCGCCTACGGAACCATCAAGACCGAGTGGACCTCCGATCCGAAGTCCGGCCGGTTCACGCTCACCGCGCAGACTCCCGCGCACACCACCGGGACCATCACGGTTCCGGTCGGCCGTAATTCGGTGATCACCGTCAACGGCCGCGCTGCCAAGGAACTCGGCTCCCGGGCGAAGACGTCCGACGGCTCCGTGGTCCTGACCGTTCCTGGTGGCACATACCAGATCACGGTGACACAGCGCTGA
- a CDS encoding LacI family DNA-binding transcriptional regulator, translated as MRDVAELARVSPASVSNYFHRPRKLSESTRQRIRQAVDTLGFVPNDAARTLRTGVSPVIGYIAFELAGATTPEIAAAIERRVSAEGMYMLMANDTGSEQRERSYLQLFAKQQVSGVIIAPVGNVEAELSRMRAIGIASVLSARRAESPAQASVSIDHVAGGRLAAAHLIEQGRKRIGFVSSSLELKQVADRLNGALSAVHAAPGVTLEVIPVPERSVEAGIACAEALVRRPATERPDALFCANDLLAIGVVQAFVGANVVRVPADIAVVGYDDIEFARSTIVPLTTISTPQAELGTAVADLLFSEIDALNSAGNAPGGLPRPQIEFSPELVVRASTVPQ; from the coding sequence ATTCGGGACGTCGCGGAGCTGGCGAGGGTGTCCCCGGCCTCGGTCTCGAACTACTTCCACCGGCCGCGGAAGCTCTCCGAGAGCACGCGGCAGCGGATCCGACAGGCGGTCGACACGCTCGGCTTCGTACCCAACGACGCCGCGCGTACCCTGCGGACCGGCGTCAGCCCGGTCATCGGTTACATCGCGTTCGAGCTCGCCGGCGCCACCACCCCGGAGATCGCCGCCGCCATCGAGCGGCGGGTGTCGGCCGAGGGCATGTACATGCTGATGGCCAACGACACCGGGTCCGAGCAGCGCGAACGCAGCTACCTGCAGCTGTTCGCCAAGCAGCAGGTGAGTGGCGTGATCATCGCCCCCGTGGGCAACGTGGAGGCCGAACTGTCCCGCATGCGCGCCATCGGCATCGCGAGCGTGCTCAGCGCACGCAGGGCAGAATCCCCGGCTCAGGCGTCGGTTTCGATCGACCACGTCGCCGGCGGCCGGCTGGCTGCCGCGCACCTGATCGAGCAGGGACGCAAGCGCATCGGCTTCGTCTCCTCGTCACTCGAGCTCAAGCAGGTGGCCGACCGGCTCAACGGCGCGCTGTCCGCCGTCCATGCGGCGCCCGGCGTCACGCTCGAGGTGATTCCGGTGCCGGAGCGCTCGGTCGAAGCCGGGATCGCCTGTGCGGAGGCGCTCGTGAGACGCCCGGCCACGGAACGCCCCGACGCGTTGTTCTGCGCCAATGACCTGCTGGCCATCGGCGTCGTGCAGGCCTTCGTCGGGGCGAACGTCGTCCGTGTGCCGGCCGACATCGCCGTGGTCGGGTACGACGACATCGAATTCGCTCGGTCCACGATCGTGCCGCTGACCACGATCAGCACTCCGCAAGCGGAGCTGGGGACCGCCGTGGCGGACTTGCTCTTCTCTGAGATCGACGCGCTGAACTCGGCCGGCAACGCGCCCGGCGGGCTACCCCGGCCGCAGATCGAGTTCTCCCCTGAGCTGGTCGTGCGGGCGTCCACCGTCCCGCAGTGA
- a CDS encoding MFS transporter, whose amino-acid sequence MAENSAAGTAVLQSRHWMLAVAAGMASLLDSGAIISVGLGLALWKKAFDLDVWTVGVLGSALTLFIAVGSLTGGRLADLVGRGRMFSLTILVYAAAAVTVALAPSAPVLVTGVIVLGMAAGADLPTSLAVLSERAPEGTQGRLVAFTHVMWTIGVVIATLLGFAVSGLGVPGISLIFGILAVLAVATFVFRSFYPPFRRLEQEAQVRYTTAGVDPDKALPVGALLRNRTSLLLIALTALFYLFFTLVANTFGSFKTYFLVTVGGTTQTVATGLSFGTTLVGLVGTIVFTRIADTKWRSRFFATGVVVFIACQLLIAVTGGVVLPAMIAALVLYNVSFPFVGEALYKIWTQESFPVNARATVQGFTIAIARFIAAAFALVTPALIAWSPAGLYYLLAVFALVSGLVGTLIIRRLRTGSGPAPASPSKTSALTAKEAL is encoded by the coding sequence ATGGCCGAGAACAGCGCCGCAGGAACCGCCGTGCTGCAAAGCAGACACTGGATGCTCGCGGTCGCCGCGGGAATGGCGTCGCTCCTGGACTCCGGGGCGATCATCTCGGTGGGTTTGGGCCTGGCGCTGTGGAAGAAGGCGTTCGATCTCGACGTGTGGACGGTCGGGGTGCTCGGGTCCGCGTTGACGCTGTTCATCGCCGTCGGCTCGCTGACCGGTGGGCGCCTGGCCGACCTCGTGGGCCGCGGCCGGATGTTCTCGCTGACGATCCTGGTGTACGCGGCCGCGGCGGTGACCGTGGCGCTGGCGCCCAGCGCGCCTGTGCTCGTGACAGGCGTGATCGTGCTGGGCATGGCCGCTGGTGCCGACCTGCCGACCTCGCTCGCCGTGCTCTCCGAGCGGGCTCCCGAAGGAACGCAGGGCCGTCTCGTCGCCTTCACCCATGTGATGTGGACGATCGGCGTCGTGATCGCGACGCTGCTGGGCTTCGCCGTGTCCGGCCTGGGTGTGCCCGGCATCAGCCTGATCTTCGGCATCCTCGCCGTGCTGGCAGTGGCCACGTTCGTGTTCCGCTCGTTCTACCCGCCCTTCCGCCGGCTCGAGCAGGAGGCGCAGGTCCGGTACACCACCGCTGGCGTGGACCCCGACAAGGCCTTGCCGGTCGGAGCCTTGCTGCGCAACCGGACTTCGCTCCTGCTGATCGCGCTGACCGCGCTCTTCTACCTGTTCTTCACGTTGGTGGCCAACACCTTCGGGTCGTTCAAGACCTACTTCCTCGTCACCGTCGGCGGTACGACCCAGACCGTCGCGACGGGACTGTCGTTCGGCACCACCCTGGTCGGCCTCGTTGGCACGATCGTGTTCACCCGCATCGCGGACACGAAGTGGCGCAGCCGGTTCTTCGCCACGGGCGTGGTGGTCTTCATCGCCTGCCAGCTCCTGATCGCCGTCACCGGCGGCGTCGTGTTGCCGGCGATGATCGCTGCGTTGGTGCTGTACAACGTCTCGTTTCCCTTTGTGGGGGAGGCGCTCTACAAGATCTGGACCCAGGAGTCGTTCCCGGTCAACGCCCGCGCGACGGTGCAGGGCTTCACGATCGCGATCGCCCGATTCATCGCTGCGGCGTTCGCGCTCGTCACGCCCGCGCTGATCGCGTGGAGCCCGGCCGGCCTGTACTACCTGCTCGCTGTCTTCGCGCTGGTGTCCGGCCTCGTCGGAACGCTCATCATCCGCCGCCTGCGCACCGGGTCCGGCCCAGCGCCGGCTTCGCCGTCCAAGACCAGTGCCCTCACCGCCAAGGAGGCTCTTTGA
- a CDS encoding alpha-L-rhamnosidase, giving the protein MTSDAPVTVNAPRIGSSAEPFVATASPRLSWTVMAGAGNWVQASAEVELALGGARTTATIEGDESVFVAWPFTPLHPRETAGVRVRVRGTDGSVSPWSAPTEVTAGFLGSSEWRGQFVGSGSDEPHLLRTRFEVRGPVRRAFLYATAFGAYDVRLNGTVVDEAVLKPGWTSYQWRLLFDVTDVTAHLRQGSNTVGIELAGGWYTEAFGFRDRARRFYEGSPAAAAQLVIEYEDGTADTVITDEDWRWSFGPVVSAGIYQGETYDARLCEPGWASSAAEGDDAWSPVALVAVPDVRPEPRTSPPVRVIERRDVVQVITTPAGNTVLDFGQNLVGWVRLTVSGPRGHTITLRHAEVLEHGELGTRPLRNAAATDRYTLRGDGEETWEPKWTFHGFRYVEIHDWPGEFSPSAISAAVVHTDMRRTGGFSTSHRLLNRLHENVVWGMRGNFLSIPTDCPQRDERLGWTGDIQVFAPTASFLFDCNAFLQSWLEDVCLEQKAADGVVPMVVPAVIPQVPGQLEPVAAWGDAITVVPTVLSERFGDHGALSDSFDAMKSWVDTVTARTGGSPLWESGVQFGDWLDPDAPPDQPGRAKTDPGLVATAYYFRSADLTSKAAAVLGRVEDAGRYGELASRIGEAFRATYTTAVGRMMSDAPTAYAVAIVFGLVEGEQKAAMGERLRHLVRAYGYHVATGFVGTPIICDALTATGHVDTAARLLAQTESPSWLYPVTMGATTIWERWDSMLEDGSINPGQMTSFNHYALGAVADWLHRVVAGLAPLAPGYRRIRIAPTLLDFLDDASAWHETPYGRASSAWRRDGELVRFDIEVPANARAVVRLPSGAEHEVGSGTYTWTERHPRPRRTRTELGLDSDLATIVDDVEAYQAVLGAISAIDPARAAAFRRATRWTPGRSLRDPLSHTPLDVVDAIEKALAALPVGELT; this is encoded by the coding sequence ATGACGAGTGACGCTCCCGTCACTGTCAACGCTCCCCGCATCGGCTCGTCCGCCGAACCGTTCGTGGCGACCGCGTCCCCGCGGCTGTCGTGGACGGTGATGGCTGGCGCGGGCAACTGGGTCCAGGCGAGCGCGGAGGTCGAGCTCGCTCTCGGCGGCGCCCGCACCACGGCGACGATCGAGGGCGACGAATCGGTCTTCGTCGCGTGGCCGTTCACGCCGTTGCATCCGCGCGAGACCGCCGGTGTCCGAGTGCGGGTGCGGGGAACCGACGGGTCGGTGTCGCCGTGGAGCGCACCGACCGAGGTGACAGCGGGGTTTCTCGGCTCCTCCGAGTGGCGTGGCCAGTTCGTCGGGTCCGGTTCGGACGAACCACACCTGCTGCGAACGAGGTTCGAGGTGCGTGGCCCGGTCCGGCGGGCCTTCCTCTATGCGACAGCCTTCGGCGCCTACGACGTCCGCCTCAACGGCACCGTCGTGGACGAGGCGGTGTTGAAGCCGGGGTGGACGAGCTACCAATGGCGGCTGCTGTTCGACGTCACCGACGTGACCGCCCACCTGCGGCAGGGGAGCAACACCGTCGGAATCGAACTGGCCGGTGGCTGGTACACCGAGGCGTTCGGGTTCCGCGATCGTGCCCGGCGGTTCTACGAAGGCAGCCCCGCGGCGGCGGCTCAGCTGGTGATCGAGTACGAAGACGGCACTGCCGACACGGTGATCACCGACGAGGACTGGCGGTGGTCGTTCGGCCCCGTTGTTTCGGCGGGCATCTATCAGGGCGAAACCTACGATGCGCGGCTATGCGAGCCGGGTTGGGCGAGCTCCGCAGCGGAAGGCGACGACGCGTGGAGCCCGGTGGCTCTCGTCGCGGTCCCGGACGTGCGGCCGGAACCCCGGACGAGCCCGCCGGTGCGCGTGATCGAACGACGCGACGTGGTGCAGGTCATCACCACCCCGGCTGGGAACACCGTTCTGGACTTCGGCCAGAACCTCGTCGGATGGGTGCGGCTCACCGTTTCCGGACCTCGCGGGCACACCATCACCCTGCGCCACGCGGAAGTGCTCGAGCACGGTGAACTCGGTACGCGGCCGCTCCGCAACGCCGCCGCCACCGACCGCTACACCCTCCGGGGCGACGGCGAGGAGACGTGGGAGCCAAAGTGGACGTTCCACGGGTTCCGGTACGTCGAGATCCACGACTGGCCGGGCGAGTTCTCGCCGTCCGCGATCTCAGCCGCAGTCGTTCACACGGACATGCGGCGCACCGGCGGCTTCTCGACCTCGCACCGCCTGCTGAACCGGCTCCACGAGAATGTCGTGTGGGGGATGCGCGGCAACTTCCTCTCGATCCCGACCGACTGCCCCCAGCGCGACGAGCGGCTCGGGTGGACCGGAGACATCCAGGTCTTCGCACCGACAGCGTCGTTCCTCTTCGACTGCAACGCGTTCCTGCAGTCCTGGCTGGAGGACGTGTGCCTGGAGCAGAAGGCGGCCGACGGCGTGGTCCCGATGGTGGTTCCCGCGGTGATCCCCCAGGTACCGGGCCAGCTGGAGCCGGTTGCCGCGTGGGGTGACGCGATCACCGTGGTGCCGACCGTCCTCAGTGAACGTTTCGGCGACCACGGTGCGCTGTCTGATTCCTTCGACGCCATGAAGTCCTGGGTGGACACGGTCACCGCGCGCACCGGAGGAAGTCCCTTGTGGGAGAGCGGAGTCCAGTTCGGCGACTGGCTCGACCCGGACGCCCCACCGGACCAGCCTGGCCGCGCCAAGACGGACCCCGGACTGGTCGCCACGGCCTACTACTTCCGGTCCGCCGATCTCACCTCGAAGGCCGCCGCGGTGCTGGGCCGGGTCGAGGACGCAGGCCGCTACGGCGAACTGGCCTCGCGCATCGGCGAGGCGTTCCGCGCCACCTACACCACGGCCGTGGGGCGCATGATGTCCGACGCGCCGACCGCCTACGCCGTCGCGATCGTGTTTGGTCTCGTCGAGGGCGAGCAGAAAGCCGCGATGGGAGAGCGGCTGCGCCACCTCGTGCGGGCGTACGGCTACCACGTCGCGACCGGGTTCGTGGGCACCCCGATCATCTGCGACGCGCTGACCGCGACCGGCCACGTGGACACCGCGGCGCGCCTGCTCGCTCAGACGGAGAGCCCGTCCTGGCTCTACCCCGTCACGATGGGCGCCACCACCATCTGGGAGCGATGGGACTCGATGCTGGAGGACGGCTCGATCAACCCGGGCCAGATGACGTCCTTCAACCACTACGCGCTCGGCGCCGTCGCGGATTGGCTGCACCGCGTTGTCGCCGGCTTGGCACCGCTGGCGCCCGGATACCGGCGCATCCGCATTGCGCCAACGCTGCTCGATTTCCTGGACGACGCGTCGGCCTGGCACGAGACGCCATACGGGCGCGCGTCTTCGGCATGGCGACGGGACGGCGAGCTGGTGCGGTTCGACATCGAGGTGCCCGCCAACGCCCGCGCGGTCGTCCGGCTGCCCTCCGGCGCCGAACACGAGGTCGGCAGCGGCACCTACACCTGGACCGAGCGGCACCCCCGGCCCAGGCGGACCCGCACCGAGCTCGGCCTCGACAGCGATCTGGCCACCATCGTCGACGACGTCGAGGCGTACCAGGCGGTGCTGGGGGCGATCAGCGCGATCGATCCCGCCCGAGCCGCCGCGTTCCGGCGCGCCACGAGGTGGACACCGGGGCGTTCGCTGCGCGATCCGCTCAGCCACACCCCGCTCGACGTGGTGGACGCCATCGAGAAGGCGCTTGCGGCGCTCCCGGTCGGCGAGCTGACGTGA